One genomic window of Camelina sativa cultivar DH55 chromosome 5, Cs, whole genome shotgun sequence includes the following:
- the LOC104788760 gene encoding expansin-B4-like, protein MASSHKYFALALFAVSIKFCYCQNETIDAGGWGTAGVTWYGEPEGAGSTGGACGYGSAVANPPLYAMVSAGGPSLFNSGSGCGACYRIVCSARGNPACSGRPITVTITDECPGCSSEAAHFDLSGRAMGALAKPGQAYQLRSAGVLRVYYRRTKCLYRGTNIAFRMDAGANPYYIAFVVEYEDGDGDLAYVEIQPAGGNFMPMQEMRSAVWKINSGSALSGPFNIRLTSRESHKVVVAYNVIPAYWKPDETYRSIVNFH, encoded by the exons ATGGCATCATCGCATAAATATTTCGCTCTGGCTCTTTTCGCAGTCTCAATAAAGTTTTGTTATTGCCAAAATGAGACTATAGATGCTGGTGGATGGGGGACCGCCGGTGTTACTTGGTACGGTGAACCTGAAGGCGCCGGTAGTACCG gagGAGCTTGTGGGTACGGTTCCGCGGTTGCTAATCCACCGTTATACGCGATGGTTTCAGCCGGAGGCCCTTCACTGTTCAACAGTGGATCAGGATGTGGAGCATGTTATCGG aTTGTGTGCAGCGCCAGAGGGAATCCAGCATGCTCGGGGAGACCAATAACGGTGACGATAACCGACGAGTGTCCCGGTTGCTCCTCCGAAGCAGCCCACTTTGATCTTAGCGGCAGAGCCATGGGTGCCTTAGCCAAACCTGGCCAAGCCTATCAACTTCGATCCGCTGGTGTTCTACGTGTTTACTACAGACG CACGAAGTGTTTATATCGAGGAACTAACATAGCTTTCCGAATGGACGCTGGGGCAAATCCATACTACATTGCATTTGTTGTCGAGTATGAAGATGGCGATGGAGATTTGGCCTACGTTGAGATTCAACCGGCCGGGGGAAACTTCATGCCCATGCAAGAAATGAGGTCTGCTGTATGGAAGATCAACTCCGGAAGTGCTCTAAGTGGTCCATTCAACATCAGACTTACCTCTCGTGAGTCTCATAAAGTAGTCGTTGCTTATAATGTTATTCCGGCATATTGGAAGCCCGACGAAACTTACCGTTCAATTGTTAACTTTCATTAG
- the LOC104784821 gene encoding putative expansin-B2 gives MAVLVIVRYYMIVNLLFALTCLLLNLTHCFSPKKLNVLAVTTSNSDWSIAGATWYGDPNGYGSDGGACGYGTAVAQPPFSKMVSAGGTSLFKSGKGCGACYQIKCTSKSECSKNPVTVVITDECPGCVTESVHFDLSGTAFGAMAVSGQSSQLRGAGVLEILYRKVECNYVGKTVTFQVDEGSNANYFAALVEYEDGDGEIGRVELKQALDSDTWISMSHLWGAVWKLDVSSPLRAPLSLRVTSLDSGETVVATDVIPAGWKPGAKYKSNVNFQV, from the exons ATGGCAGTTCTTGTCATAGTACGATATTACATGATCGTGAACTTGCTCTTTGCTCTAACTTGTCTTCTCTTAAACTTAACTCATTGCTTTAGCCCCAAGAAACTCAACGTTTTAGCCGTCACGACCAGCAATTCTGATTGGTCTATCGCCGGAGCTACATGGTATGGCGACCCCAACGGATACGGAAGCGACG GTGGGGCTTGTGGTTATGGAACTGCTGTAGCACAACCTCCGTTTTCGAAAATGGTATCAGCCGGAGGTACTTCGTTGTTCAAGTCAGGGAAAGGGTGTGGCGCATGTTACCAG ATAAAATGCACTTCGAAATCGGAGTGCTCGAAGAATCCGGTTACGGTAGTGATTACAGACGAGTGTCCTGGATGCGTTACAGAGTCGGTCCATTTCGATTTGAGTGGTACAGCGTTTGGTGCCATGGCAGTTTCTGGTCAGAGTAGCCAGCTTCGCGGTGCCGGCGTTTTGGAGATTCTTTACAGAAA AGTTGAGTGCAACTATGTTGGGAAAACGGTGACGTTTCAAGTGGATGAAGGTTCAAACGCTAACTACTTCGCGGCTTTGGTTGAGTATGAAGACGGAGACGGCGAAATTGGCCGAGTCGAACTCAAACAAGCTCTAGATTCTGACACGTGGATATCTATGAGCCACTTATGGGGAGCCGTGTGGAAGCTGGACGTGTCGTCACCTTTGCGGGCACCGCTGTCTCTTCGAGTGACTTCTCTGGACTCCGGCGAGACTGTTGTGGCTACCGATGTCATTCCGGCCGGCTGGAAACCCGGTGCCAAGTACAAATCGAACGTGAACTTTCAAGTGTAG
- the LOC104784822 gene encoding uncharacterized protein LOC104784822, which translates to MAATSLVFFVRTLLIGFFTIVADAAPKNGKIFGEEYGLEEIEKQLKAINKPAIKSFTTGRGDIFDCVDIKKQLAFDHPLLKNHTIQKVPNLVSKRKNAPIRFECPHGTVIVKRITKQDLLSAHKLKSTGFESLSLQTNGIRPNGHHSAGLGYRGQVSEASGQINAWNLSVSPGQFSQARVLVSRQYNSIQAGWQVNPARNTSTRFYTYWTADGFKKRGCFDMHCPGFVQTSRTNPLGTYVDAFSLRDHRQYYIDVKISRDPRSQNWLLFYEKEAIGYWPKELFTAQGLAQVASYASWGGEVYSPIGEKSPPMGSGSFAQEGYGRAAFVNAINVRDGLWRLTKPVGAKVYADQPKCYNAKIFASGDGEPWTTSVFFGGPGGC; encoded by the exons ATGGCAGCCACCTCACTTGTGTTTTTCGTACGGACTCTGTTAATAGGGTTTTTTACGATAGTTGCAGATGCAGCACCAAAGAATGGTAAAATATTCGGAGAAGAATATGGTCTGGAGGAGATTGAGAAGCAACTTAAAGCTATAAACAAACCTGCAATTAAGAGTTTCACA ACAGGCCGTGGTGATATCTTTGACTGCGTGGACATTAAGAAGCAGCTTGCCTTTGATCACCCTTTGCTGAAGAATCACACCATTCAG AAGGTCCCAAATTTGGTTTCGAAAAGAAAGAATGCTCCTATTCGATTTGAGTGCCCACACGGGACAGTGATTGTCAAGAGAATTACAAAGCAAGATCTCCTTAGCGCACACAAATTGAAATCCACTGGATTCGAAAGTCTGAGTCTCCAAACCAATGGTATACGCCCAAATGGTCATCAT TCTGCAGGGCTAGGATACAGAGGCCAAGTTTCTGAAGCAAGTGGACAAATAAACGCATGGAATCTTAGTGTGTCACCTGGACAATTTAGTCAAGCACGCGTTTTGGTCTCCAGACAGTACAATAGTATCCAGGCCGGTTGGCAG GTCAACCCAGCTCGGAATACCTCCACTCGCTTCTATACATACTGGACA GCAGATGGTTTCAAGAAGAGAGGATGTTTCGATATGCATTGTCCTGGTTTTGTCCAAACTAGCCGAACAAATCCACTTGGTACTTACGTTGATGCCTTTTCTCTTCGAGATCACAGGCAGTATTACATAGATGTCAAGATAAGCCGG GATCCACGTTCACAAAACTGGTTGCTATTTTACGAGAAAGAGGCAATCGGTTACTGGCCTAAAGAATTGTTTACAGCACAAGGCTTAGCTCAGGTAGCATCATATGCATCATGGGGAGGAGAAGTCTATAGCCCAATTGGTGAGAAGAGCCCACCTATGGGAAGTGGGAGTTTTGCACAAGAAGGGTACGGAAGAGCGGCTTTTGTCAATGCCATTAACGTGAGGGATGGTTTATGGAGACTTACCAAACCAGTCGGTGCGAAGGTTTACGCGGATCAACCAAAATGTTATAATGCAAAAATTTTTGCGAGTGGTGATGGTGAACCTTGGACCACTTCTGTGTTCTTTGGAGGTCCTGGGGGTTGCTAA
- the LOC104784824 gene encoding cyclin-U2-1-like translates to MDSLAISPRKLRSDLYSYSYQDDSNSNTPLVISVLSSLIERTLARNERISRSYGGFGKTRVFDCREIPDMTIQSYLERIFRYTKAGPSVYVVAYVYIDRFCQNNQGFRISLTNVHRLLITTIMIASKYVEDMNYRNSYFAKVGGLETEDLNNLEIEFLFLMGFKLHVNVSVFESYCSHLEREVSIGGGYQIEKALRCAEEIKSRQTVQDPKLHQFSRILL, encoded by the exons ATGGATTCTCTAGCGATTTCTCCGAGGAAGCTCCGATCAGACCTCTACTCATACTCTTACCAAGATGACTCCAACTCCAACACACCTCTCGTCATCtctgttctctcttctctgatCGAGCGGACTTTAGCTAGGAACGAGAGAATCAGCCGGAGCTACGGTGGTTTTGGTAAGACACGTGTCTTTGATTGCCGGGAGATTCCTGATATGACTATTCAATCTTACCTTGAGAGGATTTTTCGGTATACAAAAGCCGGTCCATCGGTTTACGTCGTGGCTTATGTATACATTGACCGGTTCTGTCAGAATAACCAAGGTTTCAGAATCAGTCTTACCAATGTACATCGTCTCCTCATCACAACTATCATGATCGCTTCCAAATACGTCGAAGATAT GAATTACAGAAACTCATACTTTGCGAAAGTAGGAGGATTAGAGACAGAAGATTTGAACAATTTGGAGATAgagttcttgttcttgatggGATTTAAGTTGCATGTGAATGTGAGTGTGTTCGAGAGTTACTGTAGTCATCTTGAGAGAGAAGTTAGTATTGGAGGAGGTTATCAGATTGAGAAGGCATTACGTTGCGCTGAGGAAATCAAATCTAGACAAACTGTTCAAGATCCTAAACTCCATCAATTTTCTCGAATCTTGTTGTAg
- the LOC104784825 gene encoding protein transport protein Sec61 subunit beta, whose product MVGSGAPQRGSAAATASMRRRKPGGGASGGGASGGAAGSMLQFYTDDAPGLKISPNVVLIMSIGFIAFVAVLHVMGKLYFVK is encoded by the coding sequence aTGGTGGGAAGTGGAGCTCCACAGAGAGGAAGTGCAGCTGCAACTGCAAGCATGCGTAGGAGGAAGCCAGGTGGTGGTGCTAGTGGAGGAGGAGCCTCTGGTGGTGCAGCTGGATCCATGCTTCAGTTCTACACCGATGATGCACCCGGTCTCAAGATCTCCCCTAATGTTGTCCTTATCATGAGCATCGGTTTCATTGCTTTCGTCGCTGTCCTTCATGTCATGGGCAAGCTCTACTTTGTCAAGTGA
- the LOC104784826 gene encoding uncharacterized protein LOC104784826, translating to MTTLGESSSEMTDANPPANPQSSPVHPPEYQKIATTTVENAASWIDDALRQALVYQKTITETVDSTIDASKARLSQIRDTSAAHTSQTIDSLREIASEYNVYEQMVFGKIKDGVNVAASHPVISGTLAFGVGVFALKKTRRFVYFNTVRMFVSEEALLSRADLKVKELRQSMDRLTAQSEKLERVATMAEEELIRGRMKLRQAGKQIRGAIHSAYKIEKQAAGLKDVLKELPTREASRFRTQISNRASEVKQERNALTKEVNKISNYGISV from the exons ATGACAACTTTGGGAGAATCATCCTCAGAGATGACCGACGCGAATCCGCCGGCGAATCCTCAATCTTCGCCAGTTCATCCGCCGGAGTATCAGAAGATCGCAACGACGACGGTGGAAAATGCGGCTTCCTGGATCGACGATGCACTGCGTCAGGCGCTTGTGTACCAGAAGACGATCACAGAGACGGTGGATTCTACCATTGACGCCTCCAAAGCTCGATTGTCTCAAATTCGAGACACTTCTGCTGCTCACACGAGCCAAACCATC GATTCTCTTCGAGAGATAGCTTCTGAGTATAACGTTTACGAACAAATGGTGTTTGGGAAGATTAAAG ATGGTGTGAACGTTGCTGCATCTCATCCGGTTATATCAGGCACTTTGGCTTTTGGGGTTGGGGTTTTTGCTCTGAAAA agACAAGAAGGTTTGTATATTTCAATACTGTACGCATGTTTGTAAGTGAAGAG gCTTTGCTTTCTAGAGCAGATCTTAAAGTAAAAGAGTTGCGACAATCAATGGATCGTCTTACAGCTCAAAGTGAAAAGTTAGAG AGAGTTGCAACTATGGCAGAAGAGGAGTTGATTAGAGGAAGGATGAAACTCAG ACAAGCAGGCAAACAGATCAGAGGTGCAATCCACTCAGCCTATAAGATTGAAAAGCAAGCAGCAG GTTTGAAAGATGTACTGAAAGAATTGCCAACGAGAGAAGCTTCTCGATTCCGCACTCAA ATATCGAACCGTGCTTCTGAAGTAAAGCAAGAGAGAAACGCTTTGACAAAGGAAGTGAACAAAATCAGCAACTATGGTATCTCCGTATGA
- the LOC104784827 gene encoding GATA transcription factor 2-like — MDVYGLSSPDLLRIDDLLDFSNEDIFSASSNSGGSTAATSSSSFPPPQNPSYHHHHLPSSADHHSFLHDICVPSDDAAHLEWLSQFVDDSFADFPANPLGGTMTSVKTETSFPGKPRSKRSRAPAPFAGTWSPMPQESEQQQLHNAAKFKPKKEQSSGGGGRHPSSSSESGEGSGGMRRCTHCASEKTPQWRTGPLGPKTLCNACGVRFKSGRLVPEYRPASSPTFVLTQHSNSHRKVMELRRQKEVMRQPQQVQLHHHHHHPF; from the exons ATGGACGTGTATGGCTTATCTTCACCAGACTTACTTCGAATCGACGACCTTCTTGATTTCTCCAACGAAGACATCTTCTCCGCCTCTTCTAACTCCGGTGGTTCCACCGCCgctacttcctcttcttctttccctcctcctcaaaaccctagttatcaccaccaccatctccCTTCATCCGCCGATCATCACTCCTTCCTCCACGACATTTGCGTTCCC AGTGACGACGCAGCTCACCTCGAATGGCTCTCGCAGTTCGTCGACGACTCTTTCGCTGATTTCCCGGCGAATCCATTAGGAGGAACCATGACTTCAGTCAAAACCGAGACTTCGTTTCCAGGGAAACCAAGAAGCAAACGATCAAGAGCTCCAGCTCCTTTCGCCGGAACATGGTCACCGATGCCACAGGAATCCGAACAGCAGCAGCTTCACAACGCCGCAAAATTCAAGCCGAAGAAAGAACAATccagcggaggaggaggaagacacCCGTCGTCGTCATCGGAGTCAGGGGAAGGATCAGGAGGGATGAGGAGATGTACTCACTGTGCATCAGAGAAGACGCCACAATGGAGGACAGGACCACTCGGACCTAAAACGCTATGTAACGCTTGTGGAGTCCGGTTTAAATCCGGTAGACTTGTACCGGAATATAGACCGGCTTCTAGTCCTACTTTTGTTTTGACTCAGCATTCAAACTCTCACCGGAAAGTTATGGAGCTTCGACGGCAGAAAGAAGTTATGAGACAACCACAACAAGTTCAACTtcaccaccatcatcaccatccgTTTTAG